Proteins from a genomic interval of Crassostrea angulata isolate pt1a10 chromosome 7, ASM2561291v2, whole genome shotgun sequence:
- the LOC128191630 gene encoding dnaJ homolog subfamily C member 13-like isoform X2: MGTLKDNNDIACYFITKHSWKGKYKRIFSVGTKGITTYNPQTLEVTNQWPYSEFVSIVPNVKAPGNNEFIITMRKGPKKTDSMKFSTDHRSDLLTEALRFRNQFADENNTTKRFNAFKHHWSDNRVPVLLEVNQGSVDQIDPATNRVLCSYDYKDMEGITHISDYPGGIAIIHGGFSRLHLFACEQKENLVKCIMESAAAFVGIAVKQRKEPIAFENFITHRLGKYSTDEALTSYAEFTVQKISPRHSDPVRRTMCLTETCLVERDPATYNVVTSKPLCDIFAIIRDQENPQKFSVEYVKGAIRTYLSTDRDALIASVLDGVRASGNRDVCVKMKFTSRGYRLGPFTVPVDEEVESQLLKFIQQPPVGLTFDQSVSRFNSNISYSGLLHAVTQDGLFAENKEKLISGALLGLLEKEGDQNVISAENLEAQFHALRRLVASKAGFQAFTTLPKMREKVGLKVVKALKRKDNGVTHAAIDVLCALMQPMHDDYDLRQEQMNKYSLLSSKKFLETLLETFTDHVVHSTGALVISAMLDFLTFSLCAPYSETTDGTHFDTLLEMVAANGRIVFKLFQHPSMAVVKGAGLVMKAIIEEGDQEVAAKMQDLALSEGALPKHLHTAMFTASTDNRMLTIRQLSRHLVGLWVTGHPTAMGLLRRILPSGLLSYLDSDAEVPTHEDDKLHVRDNVKLAQDIQNRNRRNPNLVMIEKKVDELLQHWRARIGLEKNKQLNELKPVTLRKRRQRIKSEANWSLFYYYFNRDHSKPNLLWNYKTREELREALENEMRAFSVDRELGSNCVVGWNHQEFEVPYNCLSDEIKIGDYYLRLLLEEGDEESEETSAIKKSYEFFNDLYHRFLLTPKVQMKCMCLQAMTIVYGKCHEEIGAFNDTRYIVGMLERCTDKLERDRLVLFLNKLILHQKNVKEIMDVNGIKVLVDLLTIAHLHTSRATVPLQTNVIEASPDMRRDSEKEWYYGNKDKERLGPFSYEELKDLWNEGTIHAKTRCWAQGMDGWRPLQSVPQLKWTLLASSQPVMNESELASLILNMLIQMTEYYPSRDSDGAIIRPLPKVKRILSDPMCLPHLVQLLLTFDPTLVEKVARLLFLIMQDNPNISRLYLTGAFFFIMMYTGSNLLPVARFLKYTHMNQAFRSEENRGSDIVSRSVLGNILPEAMVCYLENYSPEKFAEIFLGEFDTPEAIWNAEMRRVMIEKIASHIADFSPRLQSNTRALYQYCPIPVVNYPQLEHELFCNIYYLKHLCDTQKFPDWPIKDPIKLLKEILESWKKEVEKKPPTMSIEDAYETLNLKKGAGGHEEAQIRKAYFKLAQKYHPDKNPEGREMFEQVNKAYEFLCSKSRLVEGPDPQNIVLILRAQSILFNRYRTELEPYKYAGYPMLIKTIRMETNDDALFSKSAPLLAAAAELCHHTVNCSALNAEELRRENGIQTLQEAFARCINVLSMMSKPEDVAVQVCSHIVKCYAVASQFESCREKIQEIPAIVKDISRILYYKNLAKLCSVVAHCVSAFSVDFWLQTNLFQCGVLWHLLLYLFNYDYTLEEGGVEKSGESNQQEVSNNLARLSVRACARLGGYFPESSELSTPENVPVKKSLTALLTPFLAKKLSNENPSELLKLLNSNSENPYLIWDNATRAQLTEYLTDQQQQVIKTGECDKHYGSEFVFEIHAKELIVGDIYVRIYNEQPTFPLENPKGFTIDLLDFMGSQAQYLHSLMMLNQNSGQQAGQSARLKQVEMALEGLRNVIRNNPGVEIQCIGHFKLLFCLLRLDDCAKLQQYALEVVNSVTTNQECVNDISASEVLAYLLMALPMLPSCQLLTLESLFSLMSSTKIVKEALMKGAPIYLLDLFANATNPNVREKTAELMAKMLADKLVGPKVRIILSKFLPGIFMDAMRDSPEASVHMFEGTHENPELIWNDESREKVSETVKKLKNSHYKAQRENPDTRWGLTEDFSVVYSDVQGELTIGGVFLRLFIANPGWVLRKPKEFLTELMEKWTQLITAQNNDNETLETVTTAVVCLFSSQPALLDQVPSLGYIPKIFKAMSSKNNAVPKAAIQVVHQLAGNEICTRSMAQVECLSAMMVGMKSRRDQIALAAEALYKMFDKGEEELVSQAIRTDLVPFLLKLLEGGLETLDKPAATKAQIVKALKSMQRSFQYGEQITNILDKSPVWREYREQKHDLFISDTPIAGYLTDSSKGNDESCVCFFFYTIMALLLILSDQCADQNSACSLLVSPRELDGRGHFSDKINFHNRTLYKVSCRGKHLKFRVSIYCEVIRICGGSIFVVFVGIALPHEFTSSTKKNSESVFFLLKVKTDAHTKLNPRE, encoded by the exons ATGGGAACATTGAAGGACAACAACGATATAGCTTGCTATTTCATAACAAAACATTCATGGAAGGGAAA atacaaaagGATTTTCTCAGTTGGAACAAAGGGAATAACAACATACAACCCCCAGACTTTGGAAGTGACAAACCAG TGGCCCTATTCAGAGTTTGTCAGCATAGTTCCGAATGTCAAAGCACCAGGAAACAATGAGTTTATCATTACAATGCGGAAGGGCCCCAAAAAAACTGACTCCATGAAGTTTTCCACGGATCATCGGTCAGATTTACTGACGGAAGCTCTG AGATTTAGAAATCAATTTGCTGATGAGAATAACACCACAAAA AGATTCAATGCTTTCAAACACCACTGGTCAGATAACCGAGTACCAGTCCTCCTAGAGGTCAACCAGGGGTCAGTCGACCAGATCGACCCCGCCACAAACCGAGTGCTGTGTTCTTATGACTACAAGGACATGGAAGGCATCACACAT ATATCAGATTACCCTGGTGGTATTGCAATAATTCATGGAGGATTTAGTCGCCTC CATCTGTTTGCCTGTGAACAAAAAGAAAACCTAGTGAAATGCATAATGGAGAGTGCAGCAGCTTTTGTTGGAATAGCTGTCAAACAGAGAAAAGAACCTATTGCCTTTGAAAACTTTATCACACACAGATTGGGAAAATACAG TACTGATGAGGCGCTCACATCCTACGCTGAGTTTACCGTACAAAAGATATCTCCCCGCCACTCTGATCCTGTTCGGCGGACCATGTGTCTGACGGAGACATGTTTAGTGGAGCGTGACCCCGCGACGTATAATGTGGTCACCAGTAAACCTTTGTGTGAT ATCTTTGCCATAATACGTGATCAAGAGAATCCTCAGAAATTCAGCGTAGAGTATGTTAAAGGTGCAATAAGAACATACCTGTCCACAGACAG AGATGCGTTGATAGCGTCTGTCCTGGATGGAGTCAGAGCCTCCGGTAACAGAGATGTCTGTGTGAAGATGAAGTTTACGTCTCGCGGATATCGCCTCGGTCCGTTCACTGTTCCCGTGGATGAAGAGGTGGAGAGTCAGTTACTAAAGTTTATCCAACAGCCGCCAG TGGGACTGACCTTTGACCAGTCTGTGTCCCGATTTAACAGCAACATATCGTACAGTGGCCTCCTTCATGCTGTCACACAAGAT GGTCTGTTTGCTGAAAACAAAGAGAAGTTGATCAGTGGTGCTTTACTGGGACTACTGGAGAAGGAGGGGGACCAGAATGTGATATCAGCGGAGAATCTGGAGGCCCAGTTCCACGCCCTCAGGCGATTAGTGGCCTCCAAGGCCGGCTTCCAAGCCTTCACTACATTACCAAA AATGAGAGAAAAAGTTGGTTTAAAGGTTGTTAAAGCTTTAAAGAGAAAGGACAACGGTGTCACTCATGCTGCTATAGATGTTTTGTGTGCTCTGATGCAG CCAATGCATGACGACTATGACCTCCGACAGGAACAAATGAACAAATACTCACTTCTGTCCTCCAAGAAATTCCTGGAGACATTGTTAGAAACCTTTACAGACCATGTTGTACACAGTACCGGGGCTCTTGTGATATCAGCCATGCTGGACTTTTTAACTTTCTCTCTGTGTGCACCATATAGTGAAACCACGGATGGGACCCATTTTGATACCTTGCTGGAAATGGTGGCAGCTAATGGcagaattgttttcaaattatttcag CATCCTTCCATGGCTGTTGTTAAAGGAGCTGGTCTTGTTATGAAGGCAATCATTGAG GAGGGGGATCAGGAGGTAGCAGCAAAGATGCAGGACCTGGCCCTGTCTGAGGGGGCGTTACCCAAACACCTACACACCGCAATGTTTACAGCTAGTACAGACAACAGAATGCTAACTATCAG GCAGCTTAGTCGACATTTGGTGGGTTTGTGGGTCACCGGTCACCCTACAGCCATGGGCTTACTTCGGCGGATTCTG CCCAGTGGACTGCTGTCGTACCTGGATTCTGATGCCGAGGTACCAACCCACGAAGACGACAAATTACATGTCAGAGACAATGTCAAACTAGCTCAG GACATACAAAACAGAAACCGTAGAAACCCTAACCTAGTCATGATAGAGAAAAAAGTAGATGAACTTCTTCAGCATTGGCGAGCCAGAATAGGCCTAGAGAAAAACAAACAG CTAAATGAACTAAAACCTGTAACACTAAGGAAGCGGAGACAGCGAATCAAGAGTGAGGCTAACTGGTCGTTATTTTACTATTATTTCAACAGGGACCACTCCAAACCCAACTTACTGTGGAATTACAAG ACCAGGGAAGAACTGCGAGAGGCACTGGAGAATGAAATGAGGGCATTCAGTGTGGACCGAGAATTGGGGTCAAACTGTGTGGTGGGCTGGAACCACCAGGAGTTTGAGGTCCCTTACAACTGTCTGTCTGACGAAATCAAGATAG GTGATTACTACCTGCGACTTTTATTGGAAGAGGGAGATGAGGAGTCGGAGGAAACAAGTGCAATTAAAAAGTC GTATGAGTTCTTCAATGACCTTTACCATCGCTTCCTCCTGACCCCAAAAGTCCAGATGAAGTGTATGTGTCTGCAGGCCATGACCATTGTGTACGGGAAATGTCACGAGGAGATTGGAGCTTTCAATGACACCCGGTACATCGTGGGCATGCTGGAGAGG TGTACAGACAAATTGGAAAGAGACCGCTTGGTTCTTTTCTTGAACAAACTTATTCTACACCAG aaaaatgtgAAGGAAATCATGGATGTGAATGGTATCAAGGTGTTGGTAGACCTACTAACGATAGCCCACCTGCACACCTCCCGGGCTACTGTACCTTTACAG ACCAATGTGATTGAAGCTTCCCCTGACATGAGGAGGGACAGCGAGAAGGAGTGGTACTATGGTAACAAGGACAAGGAGAGGCTGGGACCATTCTCTTATGAGGAG TTGAAGGATCTGTGGAATGAGGGAACCATACATGCTAAGACGCGGTGCTGGGCACAAGGCATGGACGGGTGGCGCCCCCTACAGTCAGTCCCACAACTCAAGTGGACGTTACTGGCCTCTAGTCAGCCTGTGATGAACGAGAGTGAGCTGGCCAGCCTCATACTCAACATGCTGATTCAGATGACGGAGTACTACCCAAGCCG GGACTCTGATGGTGCAATAATTCGACCTCTGCCAAAAGTGAAGAGGATTCTGTCTGACCCAATGTGTCTCCCTCATCTTGTGCAG TTGCTGTTGACCTTTGACCCGACCTTGGTGGAGAAGGTCGCCCGGCTACTGTTCCTAATTATGCAGGATAATCCCAACATTTCCCGCCTCTACCTGACGGGGGCGTTCTTCTTCATCATGATGTACACAGGATCCAACCTTCTCCCTGTCGCCCGGTTCTTGAAGTACACCCACATGAACCAGGCTTTCCGATCCGAGGAG AATCGTGGCTCGGACATTGTCAGCAGAAGTGTGCTGGGCAACATCTTACCCGAGGCCATGGTCTGTTACCTTGAAAACTACTCACCAGAAAAGTTCGCAGAGATCTTCCTTGGAGAGTTTGATACGCCAGAGGCCATCTGGAATGCTGAAATGAG GCGAGTGATGATTGAGAAGATCGCGTcccacattgccgatttctcgCCGCGGCTACAGAGTAACACTCGCGCCCTGTACCAGTACTGTCCCATTCCAGTGGTCAACTACCCACAACTCGAGCATGAACTGTTCTGCAATATATATTATCTTAAGCATCTCTGTGATACTCAGAAATTCCCAGATTGGCCGATTAAGGATCCA ATCAAGTTATTGAAGGAGATACTGGAGTCATGGAAGAAGGAGGTCGAGAAGAAGCCGCCGACTATGTCTATAGAGGACGCGTACGAGACGTTAAATCTGAAGAAGGGAGCGGGCGG GCATGAAGAAGCTCAAATAAGGAAAGCATACTTCAAACTGGCCCAAAAATACCATCCTGATAAAAACCCAGAGGGCAGG GAAATGTTTGAGCAAGTGAACAAGGCGTATGAATTCCTGTGTAGTAAGTCCCGGTTAGTGGAGGGACCTGACCCCCAGAATATCGTACTGATCCTCAGAGCCCAGTCCATTCTGTTCAACAGATACAGGACAG AGCTTGAGCCGTACAAGTATGCTGGCTATCCAATGTTGATCAAAACCATTCGCATGGAGACAAACGACGATGCCCTGTTCTCAAAGTCCGCTCCACTTCTGGCAGCTGCAGCGGAGCTGTGTCATCACACCGTGAACTGTTCAGCATTAAATGCAGAGGAGCTCCGAAGGGAAAACGGAATCCAg ACCCTACAAGAAGCCTTTGCCAGGTGTATCAATGTCCTCAGTATGATGAGTAAACCTGAGGATGTAGCTGTACAG GTGTGTTCACATATAGTGAAGTGCTACGCTGTAGCTTCTCAATTTGAAAGCTGTCGAGAAAAGATCCAAGAAATTCCAGCCATTGTCAAAGACATCAGTCGTATTCTGTACTACAAG AACCTGGCCAAGTTGTGTTCAGTGGTGGCCCATTGTGTCAGTGCTTTCTCTGTGGACTTCTGGCTACAGACCAATCTATTCCAGTGCGGGGTCCTGTGGCATCTACTGTTGTATTTGTTTAATTATGATTACACGCTGGAGGAGGGAGGTGTAGAGAAGAGCGGGGAATCCAATCAGCAG GAGGTCTCCAATAATCTGGCTCGCCTGAGTGTGAGGGCGTGTGCCAGACTAGGGGGTTATTTCCCGGAGAGCTCAGAGCTGTCCACCCCAGAAAACGTCCCTGTGAAGAAGTCACTCACTGCACTACTGACTCCATTCCTTGCCAAGAAACTGTCCAATGAAAACCCAAGCGAG TTGCTGAAGTTGCTCAATAGTAATTCTGAGAATCCATACTTAATCTGGGACAATGCAACGCGAGCTCAGCTGACAGAATACCTGACAGATCAACAGCAACAAGTCATCAAGACG GGGGAGTGTGACAAACATTACGGATCAGAGTTTGTGTTTGAAATCCATGCCAAGGAACTGATAGTAGGAGACATATATGTTCGCATCTACAATGAGCAGCCCACTTTTCCTCTGGAG AACCCGAAGGGCTTCACTATTGACCTGTTGGACTTCATGGGCTCCCAGGCCCAGTATCTCCATTCCCTGATGATGCTGAATCAGAACAGTGGGCAGCAGGCGGGCCAGAGCGCCAGGCTGAAGCAGGTGGAAATGGCACTAGAGGGGCTGCGTAACGTCATCAGAAACAATCCAG GAGTGGAGATTCAGTGTATCGGACATTTCAAGCTTCTCTTCTGTCTCCTAAGGCTGGACGATTGTGCCAAACTGCAGCAGTATGCTCTAGAA GTGGTCAACAGTGTCACGACCAATCAGGAGTGTGTAAATGACATCTCAGCCTCAGAGGTGCTGGCTTACCTGTTAATGGCCCTTCCAATGCTACCCAGCT GTCAGTTACTGACTCTAGAGAGTTTGTTTTCTCTGATGTCCAGCACAAAGATAGTGAAGGAGGCCTTGATGAAGGGAGCCCCTATCTACCTCCTGGACTTGTTTGCCAATGCCACCAACCCAAACGTGAGAGAGAAGACCGCTGAGCTGATGGCCAAGATGTTGGCGGACAAGCTAGTGGGGCCAAAGGTCAGGATTATCCTGTCCAAGTTCCTGCCGGGAATCTTTATGGATGCCATGAGGGATTCTCCTGAAGCAAGTGTCCATATGTTTGAAG GCACCCATGAGAACCCAGAATTGATCTGGAATGATGAATCCAGAGAGAAGGTGTCGGAAACTGTCAAGAAACTGAAAAACAG CCATTACAAGGCCCAGAGGGAGAATCCAGACACGCGGTGGGGCCTGACCGAGGACTTCAGTGTGGTCTACTCCGACGTCCAGGGAGAGCTGACCATAGGAGGGGTATTCCTCAGGCTATTTATAGCCAACCCTGGGTGGGTTCTGAGGAAACCAAAGGAATTCCTGACAGAGCTGATGGAGAAATGGACACAGCTGATCACAGCTCAAAACAATGAT AATGAAACCCTGGAGACAGTGACTACAGCAGTAGTGTGTCTCTTCTCCTCCCAACCAGCTCTACTAGACCAGGTGCCCTCCCTTGGCTACATACCCAAAATTTTCAAGGCCATGAGCAGCAAGAACAACGCTGTACCCAAGGCTGCCATCCAAGTTGTCCATCAGTTGGCTGGTAATGAG ATATGTACCAGGAGTATGGCCCAGGTGGAATGTCTGAGCGCGATGATGGTGGGGATGAAGAGTCGGCGGGACCAGATCGCCCTGGCGGCAGAGGCCCTGTACAAGATGTTTGACAAGGGAGAGGAGGAGCTTGTCTCTCAG GCCATTAGGACGGATTTGGTGCCATTCCTGTTGAAGCTGTTGGAGGGTGGATTAGAGACCTTGGATAAGCCGGCGGCCACCAAAGCCCAGATAGTGAAGGCCCTTAAATCCATGCAGAGGTCCTTCCAGTATGGAGAACAG ATAACCAACATTTTGGACAAGTCGCCCGTTTGGAGAGAGTACAGAGAACAGAAACACGACCTATTTATATCAGACACGCCCATTGCCGGTTACCTGACAG ACTCCTCCAAAGGTAATGATGAATCGTgtgtttgcttttttttctaTACTATCATGGCGTTACTTTTGATACTCTCTGATCAATGCGCTGATCAAAATTCTGCCTGCAGTCTGCTGGTTTCACCTCGAGAGCTGGATGGTCGCGGCCATTTTtcagacaaaataaattttcataatagAACACTGTATAAAGTTTCATGTAgaggaaaacatttaaaatttagagTTAGTATTTACTGTGAAGtcattagaatttgtggtggctcaattttcgtggtattcgttgGTATAGCCCttccccacgaatttacatcctcaacaaaaaaaaattcagaaagcGTGTTCTTCTTACTAAAAGTGAAAACCGATGCACACACGAAATTAAATCCCCGCGAATAA